The genomic interval TGATGTCTCATCCAATAATGACTAAAGTTTTTTCAAAAGTTGAGCCAACTTTTTTAACAACAGAGGAATTAACGAGTTTGGATGGATTTTCTGGTTTAGAAATTAATTCTAAAAGTAAAGCAATAATCTACCCTTTGTGGACTTCTGTAGGCGCTGTTGGATTATTAGGTATCGTATTTCCATCAGATATAATGGATGCTAATGGAATTAGGAATCTTTTCATATATGCTAATTTTACAGCAGTAGCTTTAGCTAATGCGAAACTTGTGAGTAGGTTGGAAAAAGAAGCAGAAACAGATTTTCTAACAGGTTTTTTCAACAAACGAGCAATTCGGAATATGCTTATTGTTGAACTTGAAAAGTCAATCAGATATAAAATTCCATTGGCAGTTATTTTTTTGGATATTGATGATTTTAAAGCCTATAATGATACTTTTGGGCATTTACGTGGAGATTTGGTGTTGCAAAAGGTGGCAGAGCTAATAAAAAAATCTATTAGAGCTGTAGATATCGTTGGACGTTATGATGGAGAAGAGTTTGTAGTTCTTCTACCTGGAACAAATAAAGAAGGAGCTATTAAGGTTGCGGAGAGAATACGAAAATCTATTGAAAATTATTCTTTTCCAAACCGTAAAATTACGGTGAGTTTAGGAGTAACTCTAGCTAAAAACGGAGATTCAGTATATTCTTTAATTGAAAGAGCTGATAAAGCTTTATATCAAGCGAAAAAACAAGGTAAAAATCGTGTTTATTTTCAAGAACTGTAAATTGATTTGATTGAATGAAGAGATTATTTTAATTGGTTAGGAGGACGAAAAAATTGGCAAATATAGATGATAAAGATGTGATGTCTGAAGACGAGAAAGAGTCAAAACTTTTGAATGCTCTTCATAAAACTCTCGATCTTGCGTTTGATAAAGCCCAAGAAGAAAATGCATTAATGTTGAAAAAACTTATTGAAATAACACAAATAATATCTTCTAATTTGAAGTTAAAAGGAATTATAAAAGCAACATTGAAAAGACTCAATAAAATAATAGAAGGGGAGTATTTTGCAATATGGCTTTTTGATGAAACAGGTAAGAAAATTATATTAAAAGCATATTTGGAAAAAAATGATGGGTTAAAAGTTAATTTTGAAGATCGCATTGAAATAGAAAATACAGTTATTAATGAATTTGTAGATGAAAATGTATTGGTTTTATCAAAAGATACTAAAGATTATAAATATTTCAAAAATTTAATAAATTTTATGAAAGAGAATATTCAATCAATTTTACTAATTCCTATTCAAGGATTGGGAAATATTTATGGGATATTAATAGTTTGTACACATTATCCCATGGATCATCGGAGTAATGAAATTGGTTATTTGTCTATTATTGCTAATCAAGTGGGACTCTCATTGGAAAATGCTCAGTTATATAAATCATTACAAAATTATTTTTATAACGTTGTAAATGCACTAGTTGCTGCTTTGGAGGCAAAAGATAAATATACTCAAGGCCATTCTCTGAGAGTAGCTCAATGGTCAAAAATAGTTGCAAGAGAATTAGACTTATCTGAAAACGAACAAAAAAAGATTTATATAGCAGGGCTGTTACATGATATTGGAAAAGTTGGAGTGGAGGAATATATATTATTAAAAAAAGCCCCTCTAACTTCTCAAGAGATCGAGAAAATTCGAGAGCATCCTGTACTAGGAGTAAAAATATTAGAACCTGCCAATGTTCCGAAAGAGATAATTAAAGCAGTTCTTTATCACCATGAAAATTATGATGGTAGTGGTTATCCTGAAGGGATTTCAGGTGAAAAGATTCCAGTTTTAGCTCGAATTATTAGAGTGGTAGATTCGTATGATGCAATGATTTCTGATAGACCATATCGTAAGGCATTTTCTAAAGAGTGGGCGATTGAGGAATTGAAAAGATGTTCAGGAAAGCAATTTGATCCTAGTATTGTTGACATAGTCGTAAGACTTATCAAGCGTGGTATATTTGATAATATAGTAATTGAGAATTAATTAAAAGAAGGAAACGGATATTTGTCTTTACATAAAAAATTTATATGGTATAATAACAATGATAAAATAATAAAAATTTGTGAGGTGAGGAAAGTGAAAAAGGGAATTCACCCAGAGATGAAGCTTATTACTGTAAAATGTGCTTGTGGCACTGAGCATAAGTTTTATAGTACTAGAGAAAACGTAAGGATTGATGTTTGCTCGAGCTGTCATCCATTTTACAAAGGTAGTAGAGGAGCTGGAGCATTTGTAGATACGGAAGGAAGAATTGAGAAATTCAAAAAGAAATATAATTTAGATTAATAATGTTGCCGGGGGCATTTGCTCCCGTAAATTATTTTTAAATCCATAGGGAGGTTTTGTGTGTATGGAAGTTGGGCAAGTAGTAAAAGGAAAAGTAGTGGAGATACTCAAGTTTGGAGCAAATGTTGAACTAGAGAACGGAGAAAAAGCTTTCGTCCATATTTCTAAGATTGCATCTACGTATGTTAAATCCGTAAGTGATCATTTGAAAGTTGGTCAAGAGATTGAAGGAAAAATATTAGGTAAAACTAAGGATGGAAAGTGGGAAATTTCTTTAAAGTTAAAGGAAGGAAAAGGAACATCTAGAAGTGACCAACAAACAAGTTCGGATTTTGAAAGGAAATTGGCAAAGTTTATGAAAGATAGTGATAGAAAGCATTCGGAATATCGTAAAAGACTTGATAAAAAAAGAGGAAAAAAGAATAGAAGGTAAATAGATAGGGCGGGGAAACCCGCCCTATTTTAATTTACCTTATCAGTTTTTTAGATTTTTTCTTTTTTTTGTTTTCTATTTTTTTACAAATATTTGCAGGACAAGCTTTATTTTCGATATGCGTAAGAAATTCATCCTTGAAATTATTGATCAACGAGAGTAAAGGTACAGGGAAGCTTTGTCCAAGACCGCATAGTGCAGCGCTTTTAGCAAGATTCGCTATTTCAATTAATTTGTCTAAATCTTCTTTTGTTGCTTCAAAATGGCTCATTTTTTTAAGAATATTAACTGCCAACTTTGTACCTTCACGACATGGTGTACATTTTCCACAGGATTCGTGGCTGAAGAATTCCATAACGTTTAACGCAATATCAACTACGCAATGATTATTGTTAACACCGAGAATTACACCTGATCCAAGACTTACACCGTAGTTTTTAAAAGAGTCATAGTCAAGTGGTGTATCATATTTATCTTCACCAATAAATGTGCCAGCAATTCCTCCTGTCTGGATCATTTTGAGTTTATTGCTTCCAGCTACTCCGCCAGAAAGTGCAATTAATTCTCTAACTTTCACTCCCATTGGTAATTCTACAATTCCCCTGTTTGAAAGATTTCCAGCAAAACAAAAGACTTTAGTACCTGGAGAATTTTCTGTTCCAATTGATTTGAACCATTGAGCACCATTAAGTATTATTGAAGGAACATTTGCAAGTGTTTCTACATTGTTGATAACAGTCGGTTTTCCAAACAAACCGCTTTGTGGAGGATATGGAGGCTTTAGTCTTGCTCTTCCAGCTTTTCCTTCAATTGATTCCAAAAGGGCAGTTTCTTCACCGCAAATGTAGGCTCCTGCTCCTAGTCTAATAAATAAATCAAAATCAAAATTAGAATTTAAAATATTTTTTCCTAAGAAACCATATTCATATGCATCTTTTATTGCTTTTCTCAAATTTTCAATAGAACCATAATATTCCCCTCTAATATATATATATCCTTTAGTTGCTCCTACAGCATAGCCGGCAATGACCATTGCTTCAATTACGCTGTGTGGGTCACCTTCCATAATCAACCTATCCTTGTAAGTTCCTGGCTCACCTTCATCTGCATTACAAACGATAAACTTTTGATCAGCACTTGTTTTATAAGCAAATTCCCATTTTAATCCTGTGGGGAATCCAGCTCCTCCTCTTCCTCTTAATCCACTGTTTTTAATTTCGTCAATAATTTCTTCAGGTTTCATTTTCAATGCTTTTGCTAAAGCAAAATATCCATTATTTGCAATATATTCATCAATGTTTTTAGGATCTATTTTTCCAATGTTGCGGGTTACTATTTTATACTCATTTGGTAGTTCCTTTGTTTCTGTACTGATTAATTGTTCTTTGCTAATTTCTAAATCTAAGACTTTTCTACCTTTTAAGATGTGTTCTTCAAAAATCTTTAGTACGTTATCTTTATTTTTGACATTATAAAAGACACCATCAGGCATAATGCCAATGGTAACCCCGTTATAACTTCCCATCGTACCGGTTTCTAAAACATCGACAATTTTATCTAAATTGTGTTCTTTTACAAGTTCGACAAGTTGCTTGTAAAATTCTTTGGCACCCAGAAGTACACTATTACTATCTACAGAAACTAGAACAGTTATTGGCTTCATTTCTGTTCACCCCCTTTAAGATTTCTAATTATTTCTCTTACTTTTTCGGGGGTGAGATCACCATAATATTCTTGATTAATCATTATTACAGGTGAAACCCCACAAAGTCCTAAACATCCGGATTCTTCGAGTGTAAACAAACCGTCTTCTGTTGTTTGGTTAAAGTCAATTTTTAATTCATCCTTTAATGCTTGTATAATTTCCTTTCCGTTTACTACATGGCACGGGAGACTTGTACACACTCTTATAACATATTTTCCCCTAGGTTTAGTGGAAAACATAGTATAAAAAGTTAAAACTTCATATACTTTTGAAATTGGAATATTTAATTCTTCGCTGACTATTTGGGCAGCGTGTTCTGGAATGTAGCTTTTTTCAATTTTATCTTGAATTTTGTGAAGAGTATAGATTAAAATATCCTGTTCTTCAAGTGTTTCATTTTTAGCTTCTTTTACGATGTTCCTAATTTCTTCAGTTGTAATCATACTGCGACCCCCTCACCTTTTAATCTAGTGCTGGTGTTACTTTACTAATAGCATCAAATCTACACACTTCTATACAACTGCCACATTTAACACATGTGTCTTGATCAATTTCGTGAACTTTTCTAACTTCACCACTAATACAATTTACTGGACAA from Thermosipho atlanticus DSM 15807 carries:
- a CDS encoding GGDEF domain-containing protein, yielding MSTNLSLVVSMKYWQDFQDSLARVIDSNIYVFNSNGGLFSKFSKSFEICRQVNKECRLCNEKCLYFYKKIFNSLERKGVFTCPFGIKLYVYRLGTYEQKIGYLIIAPTKKIETESEEERAFLAKAYNVYQTIEEVLKSILEKNLLGFRNLELNSIYEISRLLTSITELDKAMELITNSLVIIYNANLGFIGLREGDKIKIAQSKGELKEDLIGKEWMMSHPIMTKVFSKVEPTFLTTEELTSLDGFSGLEINSKSKAIIYPLWTSVGAVGLLGIVFPSDIMDANGIRNLFIYANFTAVALANAKLVSRLEKEAETDFLTGFFNKRAIRNMLIVELEKSIRYKIPLAVIFLDIDDFKAYNDTFGHLRGDLVLQKVAELIKKSIRAVDIVGRYDGEEFVVLLPGTNKEGAIKVAERIRKSIENYSFPNRKITVSLGVTLAKNGDSVYSLIERADKALYQAKKQGKNRVYFQEL
- a CDS encoding HD domain-containing phosphohydrolase is translated as MANIDDKDVMSEDEKESKLLNALHKTLDLAFDKAQEENALMLKKLIEITQIISSNLKLKGIIKATLKRLNKIIEGEYFAIWLFDETGKKIILKAYLEKNDGLKVNFEDRIEIENTVINEFVDENVLVLSKDTKDYKYFKNLINFMKENIQSILLIPIQGLGNIYGILIVCTHYPMDHRSNEIGYLSIIANQVGLSLENAQLYKSLQNYFYNVVNALVAALEAKDKYTQGHSLRVAQWSKIVARELDLSENEQKKIYIAGLLHDIGKVGVEEYILLKKAPLTSQEIEKIREHPVLGVKILEPANVPKEIIKAVLYHHENYDGSGYPEGISGEKIPVLARIIRVVDSYDAMISDRPYRKAFSKEWAIEELKRCSGKQFDPSIVDIVVRLIKRGIFDNIVIEN
- the rpmE gene encoding 50S ribosomal protein L31, which codes for MKKGIHPEMKLITVKCACGTEHKFYSTRENVRIDVCSSCHPFYKGSRGAGAFVDTEGRIEKFKKKYNLD
- a CDS encoding S1 RNA-binding domain-containing protein, coding for MEVGQVVKGKVVEILKFGANVELENGEKAFVHISKIASTYVKSVSDHLKVGQEIEGKILGKTKDGKWEISLKLKEGKGTSRSDQQTSSDFERKLAKFMKDSDRKHSEYRKRLDKKRGKKNRR
- the nuoF gene encoding NADH-quinone oxidoreductase subunit NuoF — protein: MKPITVLVSVDSNSVLLGAKEFYKQLVELVKEHNLDKIVDVLETGTMGSYNGVTIGIMPDGVFYNVKNKDNVLKIFEEHILKGRKVLDLEISKEQLISTETKELPNEYKIVTRNIGKIDPKNIDEYIANNGYFALAKALKMKPEEIIDEIKNSGLRGRGGAGFPTGLKWEFAYKTSADQKFIVCNADEGEPGTYKDRLIMEGDPHSVIEAMVIAGYAVGATKGYIYIRGEYYGSIENLRKAIKDAYEYGFLGKNILNSNFDFDLFIRLGAGAYICGEETALLESIEGKAGRARLKPPYPPQSGLFGKPTVINNVETLANVPSIILNGAQWFKSIGTENSPGTKVFCFAGNLSNRGIVELPMGVKVRELIALSGGVAGSNKLKMIQTGGIAGTFIGEDKYDTPLDYDSFKNYGVSLGSGVILGVNNNHCVVDIALNVMEFFSHESCGKCTPCREGTKLAVNILKKMSHFEATKEDLDKLIEIANLAKSAALCGLGQSFPVPLLSLINNFKDEFLTHIENKACPANICKKIENKKKKKSKKLIR
- a CDS encoding NADH-quinone oxidoreductase subunit NuoE family protein — its product is MITTEEIRNIVKEAKNETLEEQDILIYTLHKIQDKIEKSYIPEHAAQIVSEELNIPISKVYEVLTFYTMFSTKPRGKYVIRVCTSLPCHVVNGKEIIQALKDELKIDFNQTTEDGLFTLEESGCLGLCGVSPVIMINQEYYGDLTPEKVREIIRNLKGGEQK